Proteins encoded by one window of uncultured Draconibacterium sp.:
- a CDS encoding hemolysin family protein: MTTLLFFFFISIIFSFLCSIWEAVILSVTPSYVSRIQMEKPRLGKQLSYLKDDIDRPLSAVLTLNTIAHTVGAIGVGVQAGKIFGTAKINFYLFEATYESLIAGLMTMAILILSEIIPKTIGATYWKQLTPFTVNSLKGLMIVLAPFVWLSKWVTHLIKRDGEKSVLNRADVAAMADAGLKSGAIDKEEKSIIQNLLRLENQKVKDIMTPRSVVLSLDEDQTLGEIYKEFNPFQFSRIPVYSENTDNITGFILKDAILENIAADKHNRKAIEIRRKVLFVDDSLSVAGLLDVFILEKQHMTMVADEFGTIVGLVTMEDVIETLFGLEIVDETDKVVDMQKLAREQWKKSKEQD, from the coding sequence ATGACGACACTACTCTTCTTCTTTTTTATCTCTATTATATTTTCATTTTTATGTTCTATTTGGGAAGCAGTTATATTAAGTGTCACACCGTCGTATGTAAGCCGAATACAAATGGAAAAACCTCGGCTGGGTAAACAATTAAGTTATTTAAAAGACGACATCGACCGACCGTTATCCGCTGTTTTAACCTTGAACACCATTGCACATACAGTTGGAGCAATAGGTGTTGGTGTTCAGGCCGGCAAAATATTTGGCACAGCAAAGATTAATTTTTATCTCTTCGAAGCAACCTACGAATCGCTTATTGCCGGATTAATGACAATGGCCATTCTTATCTTGTCGGAGATCATTCCGAAAACAATTGGTGCAACCTACTGGAAACAGCTAACTCCTTTTACTGTTAATTCGTTAAAAGGTTTAATGATAGTACTTGCCCCTTTTGTTTGGTTAAGCAAATGGGTAACACACCTGATAAAAAGAGATGGCGAAAAAAGCGTGCTAAACCGTGCAGATGTTGCTGCAATGGCTGATGCAGGACTAAAAAGCGGCGCCATTGACAAGGAAGAAAAATCAATAATCCAAAACCTGTTACGTCTAGAAAATCAAAAGGTAAAAGACATTATGACACCGCGCAGTGTTGTACTTAGCCTGGATGAAGACCAGACACTTGGTGAAATTTATAAAGAATTTAATCCATTCCAGTTTTCACGAATTCCTGTATACAGCGAAAATACCGATAACATTACCGGATTTATTTTAAAAGATGCCATTCTGGAAAATATTGCCGCCGACAAACACAATCGTAAAGCTATTGAAATCAGAAGGAAAGTACTTTTTGTTGACGACAGCCTTTCCGTTGCCGGATTACTCGATGTATTCATTCTGGAGAAACAACATATGACTATGGTTGCTGATGAATTTGGGACTATTGTTGGCCTGGTAACCATGGAAGATGTTATTGAAACACTATTTGGGCTTGAAATAGTTGATGAAACCGACAAAGTTGTGGACATGCAAAAACTGGCCCGCGAACAGTGGAAAAAATCAAAAGAGCAAGACTGA